A stretch of Mucilaginibacter terrae DNA encodes these proteins:
- the upp gene encoding uracil phosphoribosyltransferase, with product MLFILNQTNTICNQYLAELRDAEVQTDRMRFRRNQERIGEALAYEISKQLKYINAEVQTPLGIAQVNVPVEQPVLGTILRAGLPFHQGFMNVFDQASSAFITAHRKTKKNGSFVIDIEHISSPDLEGKTFILCDTMLATGQSVVQVCKEILAQYNIEALHIAAVIASTEGVEHLRANLPMASLWIGAVDEEMTTKSYIVPGLGDAGDLAFGEKL from the coding sequence ATGCTGTTTATACTCAATCAAACCAATACCATTTGCAACCAGTACCTGGCCGAACTGCGTGATGCAGAAGTGCAAACCGACCGCATGCGTTTCAGGCGTAACCAGGAGCGTATTGGTGAGGCGCTGGCTTACGAAATAAGTAAACAACTTAAATACATTAATGCCGAGGTGCAAACCCCGCTGGGCATTGCGCAGGTTAATGTACCTGTTGAGCAGCCCGTGCTGGGTACCATACTGCGGGCGGGTCTACCGTTTCATCAGGGTTTTATGAATGTGTTTGATCAGGCATCGTCGGCATTTATCACCGCGCATCGTAAAACTAAAAAGAACGGCAGCTTTGTAATTGATATTGAGCACATATCAAGCCCTGATTTGGAAGGTAAAACCTTTATTTTATGCGATACGATGCTGGCCACAGGGCAAAGTGTGGTACAGGTTTGTAAAGAAATTTTAGCCCAGTATAACATTGAAGCACTGCATATTGCTGCCGTTATAGCCAGCACCGAAGGGGTTGAACACTTACGCGCAAACCTGCCTATGGCCAGTTTGTGGATAGGTGCTGTTGATGAAGAAATGACCACCAAATCGTACATCGTACCCGGCCTGGGCGATGCGGGCGATTTAGCCTTTGGCGAAAAATTATAA
- a CDS encoding DUF1573 domain-containing protein, with translation MKKLLLLIWAFVAVVFAGCSTKPDVPIIQFAQKTVDIGNINKRQTPVAARFSFTNTGGKPLKVINVASDCSCTIASYTKKPVAAGDSGIIEVKVNPKVIHIKGRFERQIVVHSNTEPRLHTLIIKMMVD, from the coding sequence ATGAAAAAATTGCTCTTATTGATATGGGCATTTGTAGCAGTGGTTTTTGCCGGATGCTCCACCAAACCCGATGTGCCAATTATACAATTTGCACAAAAAACGGTTGATATAGGTAATATTAATAAACGGCAAACACCCGTTGCCGCCAGGTTTAGCTTTACAAATACAGGCGGTAAGCCATTAAAGGTAATTAACGTAGCTTCAGATTGCTCGTGCACCATAGCCTCGTATACCAAAAAACCTGTTGCCGCAGGCGATAGCGGCATTATTGAAGTAAAGGTTAACCCTAAGGTTATACACATAAAAGGCAGGTTTGAACGACAAATTGTGGTACATAGCAACACAGAACCCCGCTTACATACGTTAATCATAAAAATGATGGTTGATTAA
- a CDS encoding UDP-2,3-diacylglucosamine diphosphatase, with translation MAKRDVDIVVISDVHLGTYGCHAKELLRYLKSIRPKQVILNGDIIDVWQFSKSYWPEAHMKVVRRILKFVTEGIPVYYLTGNHDEMLRKFADFNLGKFQLLNKMVLEVDHKKAWIFHGDVFDVTMQHSKWLAKLGAIGYDTLIILNSMVNWFLTAFGKQKMSFSQKIKGKVKEAVKFINHFEQTAADLAVDKQYDYVICGHIHHADIREIRATDNSGSVLYLNSGDWVESLTALEYVNGGWTIFKYNPADFNTEPDEEDKADSEELQSSMDVKVLLEKFKIETH, from the coding sequence ATGGCGAAACGCGACGTTGATATTGTAGTTATTTCGGATGTGCATTTAGGCACCTATGGTTGCCACGCCAAAGAACTTTTGCGCTATTTAAAAAGCATCCGCCCCAAACAAGTAATCCTAAACGGTGATATTATTGATGTGTGGCAGTTCAGTAAATCATACTGGCCCGAAGCTCACATGAAAGTGGTGCGTCGCATTCTCAAGTTTGTTACCGAAGGTATTCCGGTTTATTACCTCACAGGCAACCACGATGAAATGTTGCGCAAGTTTGCCGATTTTAACCTGGGCAAGTTTCAACTCCTCAATAAAATGGTATTAGAGGTTGACCATAAAAAGGCCTGGATTTTTCATGGTGATGTGTTTGACGTTACCATGCAGCATTCAAAATGGCTGGCCAAATTGGGAGCTATCGGGTATGATACCTTAATCATATTAAACAGTATGGTCAACTGGTTTCTTACCGCATTTGGGAAGCAAAAAATGAGTTTCTCGCAAAAAATAAAAGGTAAAGTAAAAGAAGCCGTTAAGTTTATAAACCACTTTGAACAAACCGCCGCCGACCTGGCCGTGGATAAGCAATACGATTACGTAATTTGCGGCCACATACACCACGCAGATATACGCGAGATACGGGCCACTGATAATTCCGGCTCTGTTTTATATTTAAACTCGGGCGATTGGGTAGAAAGCCTTACAGCTTTGGAATATGTTAACGGCGGCTGGACTATATTTAAATACAATCCCGCCGATTTTAATACTGAACCCGATGAAGAAGATAAAGCCGATAGCGAAGAACTTCAATCAAGTATGGATGTAAAAGTATTGCTTGAGAAATTTAAGATAGAAACGCATTAA
- the bshC gene encoding bacillithiol biosynthesis cysteine-adding enzyme BshC, translating to MDATCIDYHETGFFSKTVTDYLENVPELKSFYSYRPDLKGFHELLENKQVHANRALLAEVLNEQYSKPGAPEVPFVQVVKNNIELLKADNTFTITTGHQLNVFTGPLYFLYKIVTAIKLSTQLKDAFPDKNFVPVYWMASEDHDFAEINYTNIGGKKIQWNEEVSGATGRLNIKAFRNCLIQYKGILGLDGHATELAQIVETAYGQHQTLADAMRYLVNALFGQYGLVVIDADDSRLKQHFAGIIKQDIIEQNSFKYITESNAKLQTLGVHTQVNPREINFFYLQDNLRERIVQEGEQFHVLNTDIRFSKVQLEQEIDTTPERFSPNVVMRPLYQEYILPNLAYIGGGAEIVYWLQLKANFDHYGVTFPILILRNSGLVIRKETTAKINKMELKAPQLFKDADAIKNDWVKKHTQHELSLKDEWRELQCIFEKMKLRAHKIDPTLSPSTSAVQARLKHAIDNLERKLVKAEKRNHETSLRQIDAIKAEIFPKNSLQERSENFGLYYVKWGQVFIDELIRNFEPLEFKFTVLSE from the coding sequence ATGGACGCTACCTGTATTGATTATCATGAAACCGGATTCTTCTCCAAAACAGTAACCGATTATTTGGAGAATGTGCCCGAGCTTAAATCATTTTACAGTTACCGTCCCGATTTAAAAGGATTTCACGAACTGCTGGAAAACAAGCAGGTGCACGCCAACCGTGCTTTGCTTGCCGAAGTATTAAACGAGCAGTATAGCAAACCCGGCGCGCCCGAAGTGCCCTTTGTTCAGGTTGTAAAAAACAACATTGAGCTATTAAAAGCCGACAACACTTTTACCATCACCACCGGTCACCAGCTGAATGTGTTTACCGGTCCGCTTTATTTTTTGTATAAGATAGTAACCGCTATTAAGCTATCGACGCAATTGAAAGACGCGTTCCCTGATAAGAACTTTGTACCCGTTTACTGGATGGCATCTGAGGATCATGATTTTGCTGAAATAAACTACACCAACATAGGCGGCAAAAAAATTCAGTGGAACGAGGAAGTTAGCGGTGCCACCGGACGGTTAAATATCAAAGCTTTCCGCAATTGCCTCATACAATATAAAGGTATTTTAGGTTTAGATGGACATGCCACCGAGCTGGCCCAAATTGTAGAAACCGCCTACGGCCAACACCAAACCCTGGCAGATGCCATGCGTTATTTGGTTAACGCGCTATTTGGCCAGTATGGCTTGGTAGTTATTGATGCCGACGATAGCAGGCTAAAACAGCACTTTGCCGGTATCATTAAACAAGACATTATTGAACAAAATAGCTTTAAGTATATTACCGAAAGCAATGCCAAGCTACAAACCCTGGGTGTACATACCCAGGTGAATCCCCGCGAAATAAACTTCTTTTACTTACAGGATAACCTGCGCGAGCGCATTGTTCAGGAAGGCGAACAGTTTCATGTGTTAAACACTGACATTCGCTTTAGCAAAGTACAGCTGGAGCAGGAGATAGATACCACCCCCGAACGCTTTAGCCCTAATGTGGTGATGCGTCCGTTGTACCAGGAATATATTTTACCTAACCTTGCCTATATTGGCGGAGGTGCCGAGATAGTTTACTGGCTTCAACTCAAAGCCAACTTTGATCATTATGGCGTTACGTTCCCTATTCTTATCCTGCGCAATTCGGGATTGGTGATACGTAAGGAAACCACGGCCAAGATCAATAAAATGGAATTAAAGGCACCCCAGTTGTTTAAGGATGCCGATGCTATTAAAAACGATTGGGTAAAGAAACACACCCAGCACGAGCTTTCTCTCAAGGATGAGTGGCGCGAACTACAGTGCATTTTCGAAAAAATGAAACTGCGCGCGCATAAGATCGACCCTACCCTATCGCCCTCAACCAGTGCTGTGCAGGCCCGCTTAAAACATGCCATCGATAACCTCGAACGCAAACTGGTAAAAGCCGAAAAACGTAACCATGAAACCTCGTTACGCCAGATAGATGCTATTAAAGCCGAAATATTCCCAAAAAACAGCTTACAGGAACGCTCAGAAAACTTTGGTTTATACTATGTAAAATGGGGGCAGGTATTTATTGATGAGTTGATACGCAACTTTGAACCGCTGGAGTTTAAGTTTACGGTATTATCGGAATAA
- the rimO gene encoding 30S ribosomal protein S12 methylthiotransferase RimO produces the protein MKTKIAKQPPILTAKPRVNVVTLGCSKNIYDSEVLMGQLKGNLFDVVHEAESVNSNDIIVINTCGFIDNAKQESIDTILQYSELKEQGKVGKIIVTGCLSERYKPELEAEITNVDAYFGTNDLQGILQSVGANYKYELLGERMLTTPSHFAYFKIAEGCNRPCSFCAIPLMRGKHVSTPMEDLVNQAKSLAKQGTKELILIAQDLTYYGLDLYGKRNLDELLRRLSDVDGIEWIRLQYAYPSGFPMEILDAMNERSNICKYLDMPLQHISDNMLKSMRRGTTKQKTIDLVNQIRDKVPGIAMRTTLITGYPGETLQDFEEMYDWVEETRFDRLGCFTYSHEEKTHAHSLIDDVPEETKQERVDAIMELQQGISYEKNQEKIGNTYKVLIDKIDGGYLTGRTEYDSPEVDNEVLIDATQQYATVGSFVNVKIDSAEDFDLYGQIVK, from the coding sequence ATGAAGACCAAGATTGCAAAGCAACCACCCATACTAACCGCCAAGCCCCGTGTTAACGTGGTTACTTTGGGCTGCTCAAAAAACATATACGATTCGGAAGTACTGATGGGTCAGCTTAAAGGCAACCTGTTTGATGTGGTACACGAGGCCGAAAGCGTGAACAGTAACGACATCATCGTGATTAATACCTGCGGCTTTATTGATAATGCCAAGCAGGAATCCATCGATACCATATTGCAGTACAGCGAACTTAAAGAGCAGGGCAAGGTGGGCAAGATAATTGTAACCGGCTGCCTTTCTGAACGCTACAAGCCCGAACTGGAAGCCGAAATTACGAACGTGGATGCTTACTTTGGTACTAATGATTTGCAAGGAATTTTGCAAAGTGTTGGCGCTAATTATAAATACGAATTACTGGGCGAGCGTATGCTCACCACGCCATCGCACTTTGCTTATTTTAAAATTGCGGAGGGCTGTAACCGCCCGTGCTCATTTTGTGCTATCCCGTTGATGCGTGGCAAGCATGTAAGCACCCCGATGGAAGATTTGGTTAATCAGGCTAAAAGCCTGGCTAAGCAAGGCACTAAAGAACTGATCCTTATTGCGCAGGACCTGACCTATTATGGCCTCGACCTATACGGCAAACGTAACTTAGATGAGTTATTACGCCGTTTAAGTGATGTAGATGGCATTGAGTGGATCCGTTTGCAGTACGCTTACCCTTCGGGCTTCCCGATGGAAATATTGGATGCCATGAACGAGCGTAGCAACATATGCAAATACCTTGATATGCCATTGCAGCACATTAGCGACAATATGCTGAAATCGATGCGCCGTGGTACCACCAAGCAAAAAACTATTGACCTGGTGAATCAAATTCGTGATAAGGTTCCGGGTATTGCCATGCGCACCACGCTTATTACCGGTTACCCCGGCGAAACCCTACAGGATTTTGAGGAGATGTATGATTGGGTGGAAGAAACCCGTTTTGACCGTTTGGGATGCTTTACGTACTCGCACGAGGAAAAAACTCATGCACACAGCTTAATTGACGATGTGCCCGAGGAAACCAAGCAAGAGCGTGTAGATGCCATAATGGAACTGCAACAAGGCATATCGTACGAAAAAAACCAGGAAAAGATAGGCAATACCTATAAAGTACTCATCGATAAAATTGACGGCGGCTATTTAACCGGTCGTACAGAATACGACTCGCCCGAAGTTGATAACGAAGTTTTAATTGATGCCACCCAACAATATGCCACCGTTGGCAGTTTTGTAAATGTAAAGATCGATAGTGCCGAGGACTTTGATCTTTATGGACAAATTGTAAAATAA
- the ftsY gene encoding signal recognition particle-docking protein FtsY → MGLFDFFKKKESTPQEQEALDTGLEKTKDSFFSKITKVIAGKSTVDDDVLDDLEEVLVTSDVGVTTTLKIIERIQARVARDKYVSTSELNTLLRDEIQTLLAENNSNDFQNFEYGNHKPYVIMVVGVNGVGKTTTIGKLAHKLKQAGNKVVLGAADTFRAAAVDQIQLWGERVGVRVVAQAMGSDPASVAFDTLRSAVSNGEDVAIIDTAGRLHNKVGLMNELTKIKNVMEKVIPGAPHEILLVLDASTGQNAIEQCKQFTEATNVNALALTKLDGTAKGGVVIGISDQFKIPVKYIGVGEGMNDLQLFDRKGFVNSLFNK, encoded by the coding sequence ATGGGATTATTTGATTTTTTTAAGAAGAAAGAAAGCACGCCCCAGGAACAGGAAGCGTTGGATACCGGTTTAGAAAAAACCAAGGACAGCTTTTTTTCGAAGATTACCAAGGTAATTGCCGGTAAATCAACCGTTGATGATGATGTTCTGGATGATTTGGAAGAAGTACTGGTAACCTCAGATGTGGGCGTAACCACTACCCTCAAAATTATTGAGCGCATACAGGCCCGCGTAGCCCGCGATAAATACGTGAGCACATCCGAGCTTAACACCCTCCTGCGCGACGAGATACAAACCCTGCTTGCAGAGAACAATAGCAACGATTTTCAAAACTTTGAATACGGCAACCATAAGCCATACGTAATTATGGTGGTGGGTGTTAATGGCGTGGGTAAAACCACTACCATTGGCAAACTGGCGCACAAGCTTAAGCAAGCCGGTAATAAGGTAGTGCTTGGCGCTGCCGATACCTTCCGTGCTGCTGCGGTAGACCAGATACAACTTTGGGGCGAACGTGTAGGCGTACGAGTGGTTGCCCAGGCCATGGGGTCAGACCCGGCTTCGGTAGCCTTTGACACCCTGCGTTCGGCCGTATCAAACGGTGAGGATGTGGCTATAATTGATACCGCAGGCCGTTTACACAACAAGGTGGGCTTAATGAACGAGCTTACCAAGATTAAAAACGTAATGGAAAAGGTTATTCCAGGTGCACCGCATGAGATATTGCTGGTACTGGATGCTTCAACCGGCCAAAACGCCATTGAACAATGTAAACAGTTTACCGAAGCTACTAACGTTAATGCCCTTGCCCTCACCAAATTGGATGGCACAGCTAAAGGCGGTGTGGTAATCGGTATATCCGATCAGTTTAAGATTCCGGTAAAATACATAGGCGTTGGCGAAGGGATGAATGACTTACAGTTGTTTGATCGCAAGGGATTTGTGAACTCATTGTTTAATAAGTAA
- a CDS encoding YjjG family noncanonical pyrimidine nucleotidase, with product MKRYTNIFFDLDHTIWDFDRNAEETLHELFVLHELEALGIASAVEFIATYTRNNHALWADYHLGKIDKETLRQTRFRKTFMDMGLHPDVIPVTFEDAYVELCPTKTNLFPHAHETLAYLQSKYTLHIISNGFESATRRKIAGTGLAQYFDNIIISELVGVNKPDKAIFEYALQLSGAKKEESIMIGDSLEADVYGALNFGIDAIYFNPLKANKPTGVPVQIFSLNELINLL from the coding sequence ATGAAGCGCTACACAAACATCTTCTTCGACCTCGACCACACCATCTGGGATTTTGACCGTAATGCCGAAGAAACCCTGCATGAATTGTTTGTGCTGCATGAACTCGAAGCGCTGGGTATAGCTTCGGCAGTTGAATTTATAGCTACATATACCCGTAACAATCATGCCCTATGGGCCGATTATCATTTGGGTAAAATTGATAAAGAAACTTTACGCCAAACCCGTTTCCGTAAAACGTTTATGGATATGGGTTTGCACCCCGATGTAATACCGGTAACATTTGAAGATGCTTACGTAGAGCTTTGTCCTACCAAAACCAACCTGTTTCCGCATGCACACGAAACGCTGGCTTACCTGCAATCTAAATATACATTGCACATCATATCAAACGGTTTTGAAAGCGCAACCAGGCGTAAAATTGCAGGTACAGGTTTAGCGCAGTATTTCGATAATATTATAATAAGCGAACTGGTGGGGGTAAATAAGCCCGATAAAGCTATTTTTGAATATGCGTTACAGTTAAGCGGCGCTAAAAAAGAAGAAAGTATTATGATAGGCGATAGCCTTGAAGCCGACGTATATGGAGCGCTTAATTTTGGTATAGATGCTATTTACTTTAACCCGCTGAAAGCCAACAAGCCAACTGGTGTTCCGGTGCAAATTTTCAGTTTGAATGAATTGATCAACTTGTTATGA
- a CDS encoding formimidoylglutamase — MSLADFFTPVDLDKLKPAQGYRTSQLGSKIETYASNFPDLEYKPHLVIFGVLDDRNAVNNPGCALGPDYVREQLYNLYEGGYNTKIFDLGNIRQGASINDTYFAVKTVVAELVKQDIMVVILGGGQDLTYAQYLAYEEMEQKVDLVVIDSHFDLDEQADMEQEDVTTSQSYLNKIFLHQPNYLFNFSNIGHQTYFVSQESLRVMENLFFDVHRLGEVMGNASVSEPVIRNANMISFDMGAIRSSDAAANANATPNGFYGEEACQMCRYAGFNDKLSSIGFYEFNPAYDNNGQTALLLAEMVWYFIDGFYNRKKDFPLQPKSQYMVYKTTLKHEEHEIVFIKSKKTDRWWMQVPYPTGGSLNERYHMVPCRYEDYTTAINGEMPDLWWRTFQKLA, encoded by the coding sequence ATGTCATTAGCAGATTTCTTTACCCCGGTTGATTTGGATAAACTAAAACCTGCTCAAGGTTACCGTACCAGCCAGTTAGGCAGTAAGATAGAAACTTATGCCAGCAATTTTCCCGACCTTGAATATAAACCCCATCTGGTAATTTTTGGCGTACTGGACGACCGCAATGCCGTGAACAACCCAGGCTGTGCTTTAGGCCCCGATTACGTGCGCGAACAACTATATAATCTTTACGAGGGAGGCTACAATACCAAAATTTTCGATCTGGGCAATATTCGCCAGGGCGCCAGCATAAACGACACTTACTTTGCCGTTAAAACTGTGGTAGCCGAACTGGTTAAACAAGATATAATGGTAGTGATTTTAGGTGGCGGACAGGACCTCACCTATGCCCAATATCTTGCCTACGAGGAAATGGAGCAAAAGGTAGACCTGGTGGTTATCGACTCGCACTTTGATTTGGATGAGCAGGCCGATATGGAGCAGGAGGATGTTACAACATCACAATCGTACCTCAATAAAATATTTTTGCACCAGCCCAATTATCTGTTCAACTTTAGCAACATAGGGCATCAAACTTACTTTGTGAGTCAGGAAAGCCTGAGGGTAATGGAAAACCTGTTTTTTGATGTACACCGTTTGGGCGAAGTAATGGGTAACGCAAGCGTATCAGAGCCTGTTATACGCAACGCTAACATGATAAGCTTCGATATGGGTGCTATCCGTTCATCAGATGCTGCAGCCAATGCAAACGCAACCCCTAATGGTTTTTATGGCGAAGAAGCATGCCAGATGTGCCGATATGCCGGTTTTAATGATAAGTTGAGTTCGATTGGTTTTTACGAGTTTAATCCGGCCTATGATAATAATGGCCAAACCGCCCTGCTACTGGCCGAAATGGTTTGGTATTTTATTGATGGCTTTTATAACCGCAAAAAAGATTTCCCGCTTCAGCCCAAATCACAGTACATGGTATATAAAACCACATTAAAGCACGAGGAGCACGAAATAGTATTTATAAAAAGCAAAAAAACCGATCGTTGGTGGATGCAGGTACCCTATCCTACCGGAGGTTCATTAAACGAACGTTACCATATGGTGCCCTGCCGTTACGAAGATTATACAACGGCCATTAACGGCGAAATGCCCGACTTATGGTGGCGAACCTTCCAAAAGTTGGCATAA
- a CDS encoding bacteriocin fulvocin C-related protein — translation MKKNLLTITICALLCAFISCKKEQGNTSAEEVTTQSSVDNKLISEVTSLKTYSERKAAYSNILNDFERYTVWAQRNKAIIQSGVLNDAQLKLFKQANAMLGLSLFTSKTERYGLTSSFEDWKVKAQKVFTEEQLKYLITDIIPFNKEDYFQIGVTDAATQALKYKESTEWTCGCSQQSDWCGSQGDCMGLTCTSHGNCGTFLVYECNGACSKVIVGQTEIEDSKP, via the coding sequence ATGAAAAAAAATCTACTCACTATCACAATTTGTGCATTATTGTGCGCATTTATTTCTTGTAAAAAAGAACAAGGCAATACTTCTGCCGAGGAGGTTACCACACAATCATCTGTAGACAATAAGCTTATAAGCGAGGTTACAAGTTTAAAGACCTATTCAGAACGTAAAGCGGCCTACTCCAATATCTTAAATGATTTTGAGCGTTACACCGTTTGGGCACAGCGTAATAAAGCCATCATTCAATCGGGTGTGTTAAATGATGCACAGCTTAAATTGTTTAAGCAAGCAAATGCTATGCTTGGTTTAAGTTTGTTTACCAGTAAAACCGAGCGGTACGGCCTTACCTCATCATTTGAAGATTGGAAGGTTAAAGCTCAAAAGGTTTTTACTGAAGAGCAGCTCAAATATCTGATCACTGATATTATTCCCTTTAACAAAGAAGACTATTTTCAAATAGGCGTTACAGATGCTGCCACTCAAGCTTTAAAATATAAAGAATCCACTGAATGGACCTGCGGCTGCAGCCAGCAAAGCGATTGGTGTGGCAGCCAGGGCGATTGTATGGGTCTTACCTGCACTTCACATGGTAACTGTGGTACATTCCTGGTTTATGAATGCAATGGAGCATGCTCAAAGGTAATAGTAGGGCAAACCGAAATAGAAGATAGTAAACCGTGA
- a CDS encoding DinB family protein, with the protein MNLANEHKAIIAALDNYRHLLDQIPDEQFNVTPPLGGWSYAEVYSHIMQVSLASYVAAERCCNKTGVSTAKGLNWTGAMVFLLGRFPGKRKTPETVANLTKNITKEEARNLIIKMRKRLDDIWPTVYNAPNDYKISHPSLGMLNAKQWLKFIRIHLQHHVKQLNRIKNSFPQG; encoded by the coding sequence ATGAACCTTGCTAATGAACATAAAGCTATTATAGCTGCGCTTGATAATTACCGCCACCTGCTCGATCAAATACCCGATGAGCAGTTTAACGTTACTCCACCCTTAGGCGGCTGGAGTTATGCCGAAGTATACTCGCACATTATGCAAGTCAGCCTGGCTTCGTATGTAGCAGCCGAACGATGCTGCAATAAAACGGGTGTTAGCACAGCTAAGGGCTTAAATTGGACGGGTGCAATGGTGTTTTTATTAGGCCGTTTCCCCGGAAAACGTAAAACGCCTGAAACGGTTGCCAATCTCACTAAAAATATTACTAAAGAAGAAGCCCGCAACCTTATTATCAAAATGCGGAAACGGCTGGATGATATATGGCCCACAGTGTACAATGCGCCCAACGATTATAAAATAAGCCACCCCAGCTTAGGTATGCTTAATGCCAAACAATGGCTTAAATTTATACGCATACATTTACAACACCATGTAAAGCAGTTGAACAGGATTAAAAATAGTTTTCCACAGGGGTAA
- a CDS encoding NAD-dependent epimerase/dehydratase family protein: protein MILVTGATGFLGSTLALQLVQQNVPVRCIKRSSSVIPEVLKPYGVLIDWRDADILEEPILADAFEGVTKVYHCAAWVSFKQADKEPMIATNVAGTANVVNLCMENNVRLLHVSSIAAVGTAKPGLLITEKNHIEETPVNNVYAISKLESEMEVWRGIAEGLDAVIINPSVIIGAAAGTQGSGKIFETIRGGIKYYSSGSCGLVDVEDVAKCAIALMNSDITAERFIINAENWKYKDLFETAARCFGVTPPSAEAKPWMLELAWRGAAVVAAITGKDPSLDKIAAQAGSVEQNYDNSKLKKAVNIEFKPVKQTIEEICEALKK from the coding sequence ATGATTCTGGTTACCGGCGCAACAGGTTTTTTAGGCTCAACATTGGCCTTGCAGTTAGTGCAGCAAAATGTGCCTGTACGTTGTATAAAGCGCAGCTCGTCAGTTATTCCGGAGGTGTTGAAGCCATATGGTGTACTCATTGACTGGCGTGATGCCGACATACTGGAAGAGCCTATACTGGCCGATGCCTTTGAAGGCGTAACAAAAGTTTACCATTGTGCTGCCTGGGTATCATTTAAACAGGCCGATAAGGAACCGATGATAGCCACCAATGTTGCAGGCACGGCTAATGTGGTAAACCTGTGTATGGAAAACAATGTGCGCTTGCTGCATGTAAGCTCTATTGCCGCTGTGGGTACGGCCAAACCTGGTTTGCTCATCACCGAGAAGAATCACATTGAGGAAACGCCCGTTAATAACGTGTATGCGATTTCCAAACTGGAAAGCGAAATGGAAGTTTGGCGCGGTATTGCCGAGGGTTTGGATGCTGTAATTATTAACCCATCGGTTATAATTGGAGCGGCAGCCGGTACCCAAGGTAGTGGTAAAATATTTGAAACTATACGCGGCGGCATTAAATATTATAGCAGTGGCAGTTGCGGACTGGTTGATGTGGAAGATGTAGCCAAATGTGCCATTGCACTGATGAACAGTGATATTACCGCCGAGCGTTTCATCATTAATGCTGAAAACTGGAAATACAAAGACCTGTTTGAAACGGCTGCCCGCTGTTTTGGAGTAACCCCTCCAAGCGCCGAAGCCAAGCCCTGGATGCTGGAACTGGCCTGGCGTGGTGCAGCTGTGGTAGCCGCTATAACCGGCAAAGATCCATCATTAGATAAAATTGCCGCCCAGGCAGGTTCGGTTGAACAAAACTATGATAATAGCAAGCTAAAAAAGGCAGTAAACATTGAGTTTAAACCGGTAAAGCAAACCATTGAAGAGATTTGCGAGGCGTTAAAAAAATAG